TCCATAAGGCATACTGTTAGAGTGGTAGTTCATGTATACTGTATTTGCCTAGTGCTGTTTGATTTCAACATGGCATACATCACCTAGCCAAAAGTACAGCAGTACAGGAAGATAGTAGGTTATACATTATTCATCTCACAGCTACCAGACCTATACTGTTGTAAGAAGTTGACAAATAACAGAGATAATCTGTAACTGAGGATGGCAATCATAGAGTCTGAAGTATCCCAGTTGCCACTTTTAATCAAGTGTTCAGGTAATGCGCTAGAGTTTGCTGGAGTCATTTCATTCAGGATTTCGACAATGTTATTGGCACGATAGATAGCGGCTTGTAATGAAAATACTAACACAGTTCCCATTTTCTGTATgtcaaaacatttttttaaataagcAGATATTGTGAAGGGATAAAAGGCATAAGACAGGGGTTGCAGCAAACCTTGAAAAGACTCCTTTGTGCTTGGCACCGCCATGCTTCAACTTGTAGTGCTCGGTGACCTGGACGTTCCCCCAGTGGGAGATCTCCACCTTGCGCACGAGCTCCTCGACGACAGCAAACGCATGGTTGTTCTCATAATGCAGAATGATGGGCGAGTAGGCGTATGGGAGCTGGTTGCTGTACGCGCCGTATTTGACATCAGGGCCCGAGCGGCTGGTGGGGTCGGCCCTGGTGAAGGACTCGACCCTGCTGCTGGGCGTCTTGACGTAGGTGCCCTGCTCCTGGACATGGTACGGCGAGAGGATGACGGCGCTGTCGCGGTAGTAGACGAGCTGGGACTCGGACTGGGTGATCTCGGCAGGGAAGGGCTCGAGGGAGTGGGTGAGCACGTAGAAGACCTCCACCGTGGTGGTCTCGGCGGGTTTTAGTGGGCTGGGAAGGGAGATGGAGTAGAGGCGGGCGCCGTTgggagcggcggtggcggcgtcggCGGGTGTTACTGGGAGCGGGATGTAGGCCTTCTTCTTGCGCTTGCCCTCGGCCCGGGTGGCCTTGACGATGGCGAGGTGGTCGGCCTCGGCAGGCGTGAAGGCGATGAGGACGTGTGAGGCGTCGGCGCCGGTGGCGGCGTTCTGGACCTGGCAGTAGGAAGttaaagtgtgtgtgtgtgagtagtAAGGAAGGTAGCAGTTGGTGAGAGCGGGATGGATGGATGTAATGAGGAGAATGAATTACCAACCTTGAGGGTGAGGAAGACCTTGACGATGGGGCCGGTGAGGTCAATCTGCAGGCATGAGTAGGCTTGGTTAGTGTTGCTGTTGCGACCAAATCACCCTtaatgaaagaaagaaagaaagaaagaaagaaagaaagaaagaaatgctATGCAATACCAATACCAATACCAATCCTGAATGAaagaaaggaaggaaggaaggaaggcatCATCATAAATCAGCTCaaatttatctatctatctatctgtaTATAAtcagcctgcctgcctgcctgcctgcagtGCAGAGACAATTGTATATCAACACCAGGGTGTCCTATCCTAACCTATCCTAGTAAAAATTAGCAGCAGCAAAGCAGGGATCGGAGTACCTCACACCACAcccacaccacaccacaccacaccacacccCACGGATTGGATTCGATTCGATTGGATTCGAGTAACAAACTAAACTTTCTTTCTTGTTGGCCAGGCGGCCAGGCAAATTAGAGTAGTAGTAGTAATCTGGctgactgctactgctactgctacttgtATGGGTGATGGGGGATGGGGATTAGGATTCCGATTCAGATTCAGATTTGAGATGGTTCGTAGTACGTACCCTTTTCTCGGCGGAGAGGACCCGGATGCCGTCCTCCGC
The Triticum dicoccoides isolate Atlit2015 ecotype Zavitan unplaced genomic scaffold, WEW_v2.0 scaffold4969, whole genome shotgun sequence DNA segment above includes these coding regions:
- the LOC119346756 gene encoding dolichyl-diphosphooligosaccharide--protein glycosyltransferase subunit 1B; translation: MAMAPSLRTTVLLLLFLLAASSQAEAAQAAEDGIRVLSAEKRIDLTGPIVKVFLTLKVQNAATGADASHVLIAFTPAEADHLAIVKATRAEGKRKKKAYIPLPVTPADAATAAPNGARLYSISLPSPLKPAETTTVEVFYVLTHSLEPFPAEITQSESQLVYYRDSAVILSPYHVQEQGTYVKTPSSRVESFTRADPTSRSGPDVKYGAYSNQLPYAYSPIILHYENNHAFAVVEELVRKVEISHWGNVQVTEHYKLKHGGAKHKGVFSRLEYQARQSISGASSFKNLLARLPPRVHSVYYRDEIGNISSSHLRSDSYKSELEIEPRYPLFGGWHCTFTIGYGMPLQDFLFESADGRRFANLTFGCPLLNTVVDNLTIKVVLPEGSKSPQAVVPFETGQHLETSYSYLDVVGRTTVVIKKKNVVGEHNVPFQVYYEFSPIFMLAEPLMLVTAVLLLFAACIVYLHTDLSIAKSQASS